From Etheostoma cragini isolate CJK2018 chromosome 1, CSU_Ecrag_1.0, whole genome shotgun sequence, a single genomic window includes:
- the ppm1g gene encoding protein phosphatase 1G: MGAYLSQPNTTKTSSDGGNSNMSYGFSAMQGWRVSMEDAHNCIPEFDEDTAMFSVYDGHGGEEVALYCSKYLPDIIKEQKTYKDGKLQKALEEAFLAIDRRMIREDVIKELIQIAGRPTEEPPAEKVAEEDDLDTEEASLLHEEATMTIEELLVRYGQNLNAVKHAAALSAAAKKASCSHPEASGDKGEDGEEQKEGVNGEAEEASNGKVKEGEGAACGSKLRACRRTGGEGSGAADDCGESGSSNGEEKAGKAEGDAGPSCSSLSSNAAGDSKSRFFDDSEESEEGEEEEGSDEEDGSEEEEGDSSEMEEEEDTEEGEEDSEDEEEEEMCLPGMDGKEEPGSDSGTTAVVALIRGKQLIVANAGDSRCVVSERGKAVDMSYDHKPEDELELARIKNAGGKVTMDGRVNGGLNLSRAIGDHFYKRNKTLPPEEQMISAMPDVKVLTLNGDHDFMVIACDGIWNVLSSQEVVDFISERINKPDENGKVRVLSCIVEELLDHCLAPDTSGDGTGCDNMTCIIVTLRPHPSHQPDDTKKRKHPEDAEIAKPENGNDSKKAKSD; this comes from the exons ATGGGGGCTTATCTGTCGCAACCTAACACGACCAAGACCTCTTCCGATGGCGGCAACAGCAACATGAGTTACGGTTTCTCTGCCATGCAGGGCTGGCGCGTCTCCATGGAG GATGCTCATAATTGTATCCCAGAGTTTGATGAGGATACAGCCATGTTTTCTGTGTATGATGGACATGgag GTGAAGAGGTGGCACTGTACTGTTCAAAGTACCTTCCCGACATCATCAAGGAACAGAAGACCTACAAAGATGGCAAACTGCAAAAG GCTTTGGAGGAAGCCTTCTTGGCCATTGACCGTAGAATGATCAGAGAGGATGTCATTAAGGAGCTGATCCAGATTGCTGGACGGCCCACAGAGGAGCCGCCCGCTGAAAAGGTGGCAGAGGAGGATGATT TGGACACAGAGGAGGCAAGTTTGCTCCACGAGGAAGCCACAATGACCATAGAGGAGCTGCTAGTACGCTATGGTCAGAACCTTAATGCCGTCAAGCATGCAGCTGCCCTCAG TGCGGCTGCTAAGAAGGCTTCCTGCTCGCACCCTGAGGCTTCGGGAGACAAAGGGGAAGATGGGGAAGAACAGAAAGAGGGAGTTAACGGAGAGGCGGAGGAGGCGAGCAATGGGAAGGTGAAAGAAGGCGAAGGAGCGGCATGCGGGTCGAAGCTGCGAGCCTGTCGGAGAACAGGAGGGGAAGGCAGTGGTGCAG CAGATGACTGTGGAGAGTCAGGAAGCTCCAATGGAGAAGAAAAGGCTGGTAAAGCAGAGGGAGACGCAGGGCCGTCCTGCTCCTCTTTGTCCTCCAATGCTGCTGGAGATTCCAAGTCTAGGTTTTTTGATGACAGTGAGGAGTctgaagagggagaggaggaggagggcagtGACGAAGAG GATGGCAGCGAAGAGGAAGAGGGTGACAGTAgtgagatggaggaagaggaggatacagaggagggagaggaagactctgaagatgaagaagaggaggaaatgtGCCTACCTGGAATGGATGGCAAGGAGGAG CCTGGCTCAGACAGCGGCACCACAGCTGTCGTCGCTCTGATCCGAGGAAAGCAGCTGATTGTGGCCAATGCTGGAGACTCTCGCTGTGTGGTTTCTGAGCGCG GCAAAGCTGTCGACATGTCGTACGACCACAAGCCAGAGGACGAGCTGGAACTAGCTCGCATTAAAAACGCAGGAGGGAAGGTGACCATGGATGGACGGGTCAACGGTGGACTGAACCTCTCCAGAGCAATTG GTGACCACTTCTATAAGAGGAACAAGACTCTGCCTCCAGAGGAGCAGATGATTTCTGCCATGCCAGACGTCAAAGTTCTGACTCTTAACGGGGACCACGACTTCATGGTCATTGCTTGCGACGGCATCTG GAATGTGTTGAGCAGTCAGGAGGTGGTGGACTTCATCAGCGAGAGGATCAACAAACCAGATGAGAATGGCAAAGTCAGAGTCCTTTCATGCATAGTGGAAGAG CTGCTGGACCACTGTTTGGCCCCTGACACATCTGGAGACGGGACAGGATGTGACAACATGACCTGCATCATCGTCACCCTCCGGCCACACCCGTCCCATCAGCCAGACGACACAAAGAAGAGGAAGCACCCAGAGGACGCCGAAATAGCCAAGCCGGAGAACGGAAATGACAGCAAAAAGGCTAAAAGCGACTAA
- the mis12 gene encoding protein MIS12 homolog, translated as MARETRKEIEMETRGEVEEEADSIPPSTLKLYETQFFGFTPQTCMLRVYSAFQDCLYDILPVVEEVCVRQLSKGEADGAEELLRSRARECSRKLQQCLEERFKQQSERMTSLLVNRCFSVPPNVLLPEDQSHKKYPQDVQEVLRLETSIVDLQRAYEAEVCARQALLAELEEQREVQKHLDEILEWVQELQAAWVKEGNGSFHESFRLVMESVKKLQDAVGEICNKAPH; from the exons ATGGCGCGGGAAACAAGGAAAGAAATTGAGATGGAGACCCGCGGAGAAGTCGAGGAAGAGGCGGACAGTATCCCTCCGTCGACTTTAAAACTGTACGAGACACAGTTTTTCGGTTTCACTCCGCAGACATGTATGTTGCGGGTCTACAGCGCCTTTCAGGACTGCCTGTACGACATTTTACCCGTCgtggaggaggtgtgtgtgaggCAGCTGAGCAAAGGCGAGGCAGACGGGGCCGAGGAGCTGCTCCGGTCCCGAGCCAGGGAGTGTAGCCGTAAGCTGCAGCAGTGCCTCGAAGAGCGGTTCAAGCAGCAGTCCGAGCGAATGACGTCGCTGCTGGTCAACCGCTGCTTCTCGGTGCCGCCTAATGTCCTCCTCCCCGAAGACCAATCACACAAGAAGTACCCCCAAGACGTACAG GAGGTGCTGAGGCTGGAGACGTCCATTGTTGACCTCCAGAGAGCCTACGAAGCAGAAGTCTGCGCCAGACAGGCCCTGCTAGCTGAGCTGGAGGAGCAGAGGGAGGTGCAGAAGCACCTGGATGAGATCCTGGAGTGGGTCCAAGAGCTCCAGGCGGCCTGGGTAAAGGAAGGTAACGGCAGCTTTCACGAAAGTTTCCGACTGGTGATGGAGTCCGTTAAAAAACTGCAGGACGCTGTTGGCGAGATCTGCAACAAGGCGCCTCATTGA